A stretch of the Chitiniphilus purpureus genome encodes the following:
- a CDS encoding ArsR/SmtB family transcription factor: MMVPPTELMSDEHIQQASRAMKAMSHPLRLKILCVLGEREVSVQEIVEQVGTTQSNISQHLALMREKGVLRTRKDANRVYYRVGDTRTLEVIAMLRDVFCAFSR; this comes from the coding sequence ATGATGGTCCCCCCCACCGAACTGATGAGCGACGAGCACATCCAGCAGGCGTCGCGCGCGATGAAGGCAATGTCTCATCCGTTACGACTCAAGATTCTGTGTGTGCTGGGGGAGCGCGAGGTCAGCGTCCAGGAAATCGTCGAGCAGGTCGGCACCACCCAATCCAACATTTCCCAGCATCTTGCGCTGATGCGCGAGAAAGGCGTACTGCGTACCCGCAAGGACGCCAACCGCGTCTACTACCGCGTCGGCGACACGCGCACCCTCGAGGTGATCGCCATGCTGCGCGACGTTTTCTGCGCGTTCTCCAGGTAG
- a CDS encoding AraC family transcriptional regulator: MKPDTRARYNERVLKVLDYLHQHLESEPDLYRLAEIACLSPYHFHRVYRGLMGETITETIRQMRLQRASGDLASSLRPLPEVALRAGYGSLPAFTRAFQQHFGTSPGRFRSQRTLSFTSDPESDMYTVTITACPSIQLIALPHRGSYMEIGTVFSKLMLQAHAKHWLTPESRVIGVFYDDPQTVPQQLLRSHAALSVAAPVVVEPPFEALTIPAMRCAVLRHTGPYADLHTSYSWLFGVWLPESGEQPADFPPYEDYLNDPQTTPPDQLLTNIYLPLAD; this comes from the coding sequence ATGAAACCGGATACCCGCGCGCGCTATAACGAGCGCGTCCTCAAGGTGCTGGACTATCTGCACCAGCATCTGGAAAGCGAGCCCGACCTGTATCGGCTGGCCGAGATCGCCTGCCTGTCGCCCTACCACTTTCATCGTGTATACCGGGGGCTGATGGGCGAGACCATCACCGAGACAATCCGGCAGATGCGGCTGCAGCGGGCTTCGGGCGACCTGGCGAGCAGCTTGCGCCCGTTGCCCGAGGTGGCGTTGCGTGCGGGTTACGGCTCGCTGCCCGCGTTCACCCGCGCGTTCCAGCAGCATTTCGGCACGTCGCCCGGCCGGTTCCGTAGCCAACGCACCTTGTCTTTCACTTCCGACCCGGAGTCCGACATGTATACCGTCACGATCACCGCATGCCCATCCATCCAACTGATCGCGCTCCCGCATCGCGGCAGCTATATGGAAATCGGCACCGTGTTCAGCAAACTGATGCTGCAGGCCCACGCCAAACACTGGCTGACCCCCGAGTCACGCGTGATCGGCGTGTTCTACGACGATCCGCAGACGGTACCGCAGCAGCTGCTGCGTTCCCACGCGGCACTGAGCGTCGCCGCCCCGGTGGTCGTCGAGCCGCCGTTCGAAGCATTGACGATCCCGGCAATGCGCTGCGCAGTGCTGCGCCATACCGGCCCCTACGCGGACCTGCACACATCGTACAGCTGGCTGTTCGGCGTGTGGCTCCCCGAGAGCGGCGAACAGCCTGCCGACTTCCCACCCTACGAGGACTATCTGAACGATCCGCAGACGACGCCGCCGGACCAGTTGCTGACCAACATCTACCTGCCCCTTGCCGATTGA
- a CDS encoding YnfA family protein, translated as MLSGTLPGTLMLFVATALAEIVGCYLPWLWLRQQGSPWLLLPAALCLALFAWLLTLHPTAAGRTYAAYGGVYVAVALGWLWLVEGIRPTLWDMLGAAVALSGMAIIVLAPRG; from the coding sequence ATGCTGAGCGGCACCTTGCCCGGCACCCTCATGCTGTTCGTTGCCACCGCACTGGCCGAGATCGTCGGCTGCTACCTGCCCTGGCTTTGGCTCAGGCAGCAGGGCTCGCCGTGGCTGCTGCTTCCCGCCGCGCTCTGCCTGGCCTTGTTCGCCTGGCTGCTGACGCTGCACCCCACCGCCGCGGGGCGCACCTATGCGGCCTATGGCGGCGTCTATGTCGCGGTGGCGCTCGGCTGGCTGTGGCTGGTCGAAGGCATACGCCCTACCCTCTGGGACATGCTCGGGGCCGCCGTCGCCCTGTCCGGCATGGCGATCATCGTACTGGCACCACGCGGCTAG
- the argJ gene encoding bifunctional glutamate N-acetyltransferase/amino-acid acetyltransferase ArgJ — protein MPVNLPELDPSQLHPVAGVELGIASAGVKTPGRKDVLVMRLAEGARVAGVFTLNKFCAAPVRLCREHLAARGDIRALVVNTGNANAGTGLDGLARARRICDALAGQLAIQPGQVLPFSTGVILEPLPAEKIVNALPDALADLAPTHWAEAARAIMTTDVAPKAASRQVQIDGRTVTITGISKGAGMIHPNMATMLGYVATDAAISQAVLQKLAQWTADRSFNSITVDGDTSTNDSYILIATGAAGNAEITDEHSTGFTVLREALLDVAQTLAKAIIRDGEGATKFITVNVEGARSWDEAKAVGYAIARSPLIKTAFFASDPNLGRILCAIGYSAVDDLDVDQLEVWLGDVLVAERGGRAASYTEEQGKRVMKEAEIGITVKLNRGGVATTVWTCDFSYDYVKINADYRS, from the coding sequence ATGCCCGTCAATCTGCCCGAACTCGACCCCAGTCAATTGCACCCGGTTGCCGGCGTGGAACTGGGTATCGCTTCTGCCGGGGTCAAGACTCCGGGCCGCAAGGACGTGCTGGTGATGCGGCTGGCCGAAGGCGCGCGGGTCGCCGGGGTGTTCACACTCAACAAGTTCTGCGCCGCCCCGGTGCGGCTGTGCCGCGAGCATCTGGCCGCGCGGGGGGACATCCGTGCACTGGTGGTCAATACCGGCAATGCCAACGCCGGGACCGGCCTGGATGGTCTTGCACGTGCCCGCCGCATCTGCGACGCACTCGCCGGGCAGCTGGCGATCCAGCCCGGGCAGGTGCTGCCGTTCTCCACCGGGGTGATTCTTGAGCCCTTGCCGGCGGAGAAGATCGTCAACGCCCTGCCCGATGCGCTGGCCGATCTTGCGCCGACCCACTGGGCCGAGGCGGCGCGCGCCATCATGACCACCGATGTGGCACCCAAGGCGGCCAGCCGCCAGGTCCAGATCGACGGCAGGACGGTGACCATCACCGGCATCAGCAAGGGCGCCGGCATGATCCATCCGAACATGGCCACCATGCTGGGCTATGTCGCCACCGACGCCGCGATCTCGCAAGCCGTGTTGCAGAAACTGGCGCAATGGACCGCTGACCGCTCGTTCAACAGCATCACAGTCGACGGCGACACCAGCACCAACGACAGTTACATCCTGATTGCCACCGGCGCCGCCGGCAACGCCGAGATCACCGACGAGCACAGCACCGGCTTCACCGTGTTGCGCGAGGCATTGCTCGACGTGGCCCAGACGCTGGCCAAGGCCATCATCCGTGATGGCGAAGGCGCCACCAAGTTCATCACCGTCAACGTCGAGGGCGCGCGCAGCTGGGACGAGGCCAAGGCGGTCGGTTACGCCATCGCCAGAAGCCCGCTGATCAAGACCGCGTTCTTCGCCAGCGACCCCAACCTGGGCCGGATCCTGTGCGCGATCGGCTATTCGGCCGTGGACGACCTGGACGTGGACCAGTTGGAAGTCTGGCTGGGCGATGTCCTGGTCGCCGAACGGGGCGGGCGTGCCGCAAGCTATACCGAGGAACAAGGCAAGCGCGTGATGAAGGAGGCCGAGATCGGCATCACCGTCAAGCTCAACCGCGGTGGGGTCGCCACCACGGTCTGGACCTGCGACTTCAGCTACGACTACGTGAAGATCAACGCGGATTACCGCAGCTGA
- a CDS encoding aminodeoxychorismate synthase component I codes for MLTHRLDHLPDLPALAAAWPDLFPGLFQSTAERGWDLLFALPQTVRRYGAHEQQAFLDELARLPLGETPAGPLPFYGGWLVYAGYELLEAFEPTVPARDDVGFPRAALLDCPAAVLLRRDTDEAWLVARTAAQLDRLVELVAAAPLWQPGPLLVEAVREDEPQAFLDGAAACQRYIVEGDVFQVNLSRGWDVTLAQGGAHELYARLRAANPAPFSALLRLDADCHLISSSPERLVRVHGDLVETRPIAGTHPRGATPQEDEALKARLLATVKERAEHIMLVDLERNDLGRIARPGTVQVDELMAVASYAFVHHIESNVQARLRAGTTPRGLLRALFPGGTITGCPKVRCMQIIRELEDRSRHAYTGSVGYISADGQADFNILIRSFAQQGRELYFRAGAGIVADSEPARELLETRHKARGLLRALGVSG; via the coding sequence ATGCTGACGCACCGTCTCGATCATCTGCCGGATCTGCCGGCGCTGGCCGCCGCCTGGCCTGACCTGTTCCCCGGATTGTTCCAGTCCACCGCCGAGCGAGGCTGGGATCTGCTGTTTGCCCTGCCGCAGACGGTCCGCCGCTATGGTGCCCATGAACAGCAGGCGTTCCTGGACGAGCTGGCGCGCCTGCCGTTGGGGGAGACGCCGGCAGGACCGCTGCCGTTCTATGGCGGCTGGCTGGTCTACGCCGGCTACGAACTGCTGGAGGCGTTCGAGCCCACTGTGCCTGCGCGTGACGACGTCGGCTTTCCGCGCGCGGCGCTGCTGGATTGCCCGGCCGCGGTGCTGCTGCGGCGCGACACCGACGAAGCGTGGCTGGTGGCCCGGACCGCAGCGCAGTTGGACAGGCTGGTCGAGCTGGTGGCCGCGGCGCCGCTCTGGCAGCCGGGACCGCTGCTGGTGGAGGCGGTGCGTGAGGACGAGCCGCAGGCATTCCTGGACGGGGCCGCGGCATGCCAGCGCTATATCGTGGAAGGTGACGTGTTCCAGGTGAATCTCTCGCGCGGCTGGGATGTCACGCTGGCACAGGGCGGCGCCCACGAGCTGTACGCCCGCCTGCGCGCCGCCAACCCTGCGCCGTTCTCGGCCTTGCTGCGGCTGGATGCGGATTGCCACCTGATCAGCTCGTCACCCGAACGGCTGGTGCGCGTGCATGGCGATCTGGTGGAGACCCGCCCCATCGCGGGTACACACCCGCGCGGTGCCACACCGCAGGAGGACGAGGCGCTCAAGGCGCGCCTGCTGGCCACGGTGAAGGAACGGGCCGAGCACATCATGCTGGTGGACCTGGAGCGCAATGATCTTGGCCGCATCGCCCGCCCCGGCACCGTGCAGGTGGACGAACTGATGGCGGTGGCAAGCTATGCCTTCGTGCATCACATCGAATCGAACGTGCAGGCACGACTGCGTGCCGGCACCACGCCGCGCGGGCTGCTACGCGCGCTGTTCCCGGGTGGCACCATCACCGGCTGCCCCAAGGTGCGGTGCATGCAGATCATCCGCGAGCTGGAGGACAGATCGCGCCATGCCTACACCGGCAGCGTGGGCTACATCAGCGCGGACGGGCAGGCCGACTTCAACATTTTGATCCGCAGCTTCGCCCAACAGGGCCGGGAGCTTTATTTCCGCGCCGGCGCCGGCATCGTCGCCGATTCGGAACCTGCACGCGAACTGCTCGAAACGCGACATAAGGCACGTGGGTTGCTGCGTGCACTGGGAGTATCCGGATGA
- the pabC gene encoding aminodeoxychorismate lyase, whose protein sequence is MRWVNGCAADSLSLADRAFQFGDGVFRSLRCEGGGIPYWGRHLAKLAADCAALGIAAPDEAVWHADLQLAAPADAAIKLTVTRGESVRGYAVPQTSLPNRVLQLAPLPPPPPGQGVRVRWCEMRAGWQPRLAGVKHLNRLENVMARAEWCDPEVFEGLLLDRDGHVLEGVMSNVLALSGRVLFTPRLDGGGVAGVMRGVAIDAAARVGVAVRETALTPASLLAADRLWLSNSLIGLVPVRELAGQHWGTHPLDAAFAEAIAAIRKEETLWLQPAAA, encoded by the coding sequence ATGAGATGGGTGAATGGATGCGCGGCCGACAGCCTGTCGCTGGCCGACCGCGCGTTTCAGTTTGGCGACGGCGTGTTCCGCAGCCTGCGTTGCGAGGGTGGTGGCATTCCCTACTGGGGCCGCCACCTTGCCAAGCTGGCGGCCGATTGCGCTGCGCTTGGCATCGCGGCGCCGGACGAGGCCGTGTGGCACGCCGATCTGCAGCTGGCGGCGCCTGCCGACGCCGCAATCAAGCTTACGGTCACCCGCGGCGAATCGGTGCGCGGCTACGCGGTGCCACAGACCAGCCTGCCGAACCGGGTGTTGCAGCTGGCGCCGTTGCCGCCCCCGCCGCCCGGCCAAGGGGTGCGGGTGCGCTGGTGTGAGATGCGGGCCGGTTGGCAGCCGCGGCTGGCAGGTGTGAAGCACCTCAATCGGCTGGAAAACGTGATGGCGCGCGCCGAATGGTGCGATCCGGAGGTTTTCGAAGGCTTGCTGCTCGATCGCGACGGCCACGTGCTCGAGGGCGTGATGAGCAATGTGCTGGCGCTTTCGGGGCGCGTGTTGTTTACACCGAGGCTGGATGGTGGCGGGGTGGCCGGCGTGATGCGCGGCGTGGCGATCGATGCCGCCGCGCGCGTGGGCGTCGCGGTCCGCGAGACAGCGCTGACACCGGCCTCCTTGCTTGCCGCGGATCGTCTGTGGCTATCCAACAGCCTGATCGGCCTTGTGCCGGTACGCGAACTGGCGGGCCAGCATTGGGGCACGCATCCGCTGGATGCCGCCTTTGCCGAGGCTATCGCCGCGATCCGCAAGGAGGAAACGCTATGGTTGCAGCCCGCCGCTGCGTGA